The DNA window TCTTGCCGCTTTCTTGTTCCAGCGCGGTCAGAATTGCCTGCAGCACGGCTTCGTCGCCGCTGTTGCCAAATCCGTAAAACCCGGATATTACGACGGATTTTCCGCGTTGTTCCATCGCCGCCACAACCTCTCCAGCCATTCCCAAACAACAATCAGACAAATGCCGATGATAGCGCCGAACAAAACGCCATATCCGACGCGGATAAGTGAAATGACAAGCGGCGTATGGATATGGGCGAACGTATCGACAATCGACAGCTGGCCGATGACGCCGGCCACAAACAAATACAGGGCTTTCGGATATTTAACCGCCGCGTATGCGCCCAGCACAAAAAGCGGATGCGCAAACAAAAACTCCTTCGTGCGCGGGCGAACGTACAGCGTATTTTCCAAAAAGGAACGGAGCATCCGCTCCCATTCCGACGTTTGTCCGGCGTTGCCGGTTCTCGACATATAATATAACAGGCCGGCTCCCGCAATCATCGCGGCGAGCGCCCACCACACCTTGATGTTGGCCGTCAAAATCACGCGCGCTTGGGCGACAGCCTGCGAGAACCGAAAACCGTCGGCGAAAAACAAAAGATAAAGCAGGACAGCCGCGATGGGGAGCATATGCAACAGGCTGACGCCGCGAAATTGCTGAATTTGCAGCATATACACAACATTATTGAGCAAGCCGACGATGAGGGCAACGCCGGATAGCGAAATCGCCGAAGCCATGATGAGTAAGCCAGTTGCGCGGCGAATCCGGACGATTGGCGGCGGGATTTGCTCCGTGGCCGGCCGGCTACGGCGAAGCGCCTGAATCGCTTTAATCGCCGCAAGCGTGGCTGCGCATACCCCGACGCCAAGCGCGAGCGCCTGCAGCAAAAGGCCGGGGGCGACGACAACGAGTCCGGCTGCGCCGAGCAAGCCCAAAGCGAACAGCGCAAGGAAGAGCGAAGGGAAAAATTCCGCCAGTGCAAGCGCAATAAGCGCGACGGCGCCAACGACAACTACGAGCCGCAGCGGCTTTTGCCACGACGGGTCTGTTGCTTGCAGCGGATCCGCCTGGCCGATATGAAATCCTGCCGCTTGCAGCCGCTTGATCGCGCCGTCCGGTCCGGTCAGGCTATCGTACAAATTGTCGAGCGGGTTGGTAAATTCCGCTTTGTCCGGATTTCTGCTCGCTTCCGCATTCAAATAGATCATGCGGATATTCCGATCCTTTGCGGCCAGGATATAACGGTCGGCCAACCTGTCGGCAGGCTGACCGGCCTCTCCTTCCAGCACCGAATGCAGTCTAATCACGCGGTAATCCGTCAAATAGGCCAGTTCCCCGCTACCTGACTGCGGCGTTTTAATGCTGACCGGTTCGATGATGACCTCGCCGATGCCATATTTTTGCATCAAGCTGGCCATCGCCGGCACAGCGTGATCCGTATAGCCGGTCACGCGATCGCCGGAAAAAATCACCCATTTTACGCCATTTTGCGCAAATTGCGCGAGCATTTTTTCCATACGATCCCGGTTAAACGGACGATTGTCCGACAAACGCGGAACGATGTCAAAACCTTTTTCATGCAGCGCATTTAGCGCAATCGGGTCCGGTTCCAGCGGCTTCATGACACTTTCATCAAACGGCAACGGTATCTTCAAACCCGGTCGATTTGCAACGGTCCAGGGTTGAACTTGCACGCCATAGTCGGCAAAACCCGACTCGATAACCGGTGTAAGCGATTTGGCGGAATGGGCATCGCTAAATAGCACATATGTCGAATTATTCGTAGGGGAAACTGCCGTTCCGGCCAGCAAGGCGGCTTCCCGTGCAGAATACAAGGAAATTTCCCCGCTCAAACGAAAGTCTTCCAGCGTGCTCTCGTACAGAGCCAAAGCCTGAATGCCGATCTGTTGCATTTTGGCCAGCTCACTCGCGACAAACGCTCGCGGGTCGGGTTCGAATTGGGATATTTGCAGCAAATCACGGTAATCAAACACAAATTCAACGGTATCGGTAGACCGTTCAATCGCCATTCGGTTGGCCGCAAGGGGCAGCGCCGCCACGACCCCGGCCAGCACGATGACCCACAGCCAACCGGCTGCGATGCGATTTAATTTCGCGTAAAGTTTCATCTCGGCTCCATCTCCTGATTGGGCGCCACTTAATGGGCGTCAATCCGGGCGCAAATTTCATTGACCAATTGTTCCAAAGCTTGGTCGGACTCTTGTTCCGTTTTTTTGTTGACGGAAAAATACAATTTAATCTTCGGCTCCGTGCCGGAAGGACGCAGGCAAAACCACGATTTGTCCGCTAGGATGAACTTCAGCACATTTTCCGGAGGCAAGCCGTCAAGGCCGCCCGCGTAGTCGCGCATCTCGACAACTTTCACCCCGCCGGCTTCCGTTGGCGGTTGTTTGCGGAAATCGTCCATGATGGCGGTGATTTTGGCCACACCGTCTTTGCCTTTCAGCGTGCGGGACACAAGTTTTTCTTTGTACGCCCCGTATTCGGCGTATAGTTCCTCGAGCACATCATGCAAAGTTTGCCCTTTCGCCTTGTAGTAAGCGCACGCCTCGCAAATCAACAGGGAAGCGAAGACAGCGTCCTTATCCCGCGCATATGTGCCGCCCAAATAGCCGTAGCTTTCTTCGTAACCGAATAAAAATTGTTTTTCTTTGGACTGTTCGAACTGCGTGATTTTTTCGCCGATATATTTGAATCCGGTGAGCGTGTCGACAATGGGAAGGCCGGCACGGCGCGCGATTTCCGCCCCCAATTCGCTCGTTACGATTGTTTTTACGACGACGCCGTTTTGCGGCAGCCGGTTATGTTCCCTGAGCGCTTCCAGCATATATCGGATCATGATGGCGCCCGCCTGATTGCCGGTTAGAATCGCGTATTCCCCCGCTTTTGTTTTCACCACCGCGCCCATGCGGTCACAGTCGGGATCGGTGCCGATGATGATGTCCGCGCCGGTCTTTTTCGCCAATTCGATCGCCAGCGTAAACGCCGCCGTCTCTTCGGGGTTGGGCGATTTGACGGTGGAAAAATCAGGATCCGGCAGTTCCTGCTCTTTCACGACCGTTACCTGGGTGAAGCCGTTTTGCTTCAGTGCGGCCCGGACAGCCAGATTACCGCTGCCGTGCAGCGGCGTGTAGATGATTCCGACATCGCTTGCCAGGCCATGAATCCGCTCGCCCAGCGGGCTCGCGGCGCACACGGCGTTCACAAAGGCTTTGTCCACTTCCTGTCCGATCCAAACCAGCAGTCCTGTCTTTTCCGCTTCTTCCTTCGCTATTTTTTTGATGCGGGAAAAATCGGCGATGCCGCGAATTTCGGCAATCACCTCTTCCGCCAAACGGGGAACAAGCTGACACCCGTTTTCGTCATACACTTTATAGCCGTTATATTCCGGAGGATTATGGCTGGCGGTGATCACGACGCCGGCTGTGCAGCCCAGATGCCGCACGGCAAACGACAATTCCGGAGTCGGGCGCAAGGAGTCGAACAAAAACGCCTTGACGCCGTTTGCCGCCAGCACAAGCGCTGTTTCCAAGGCAAATTCAGGCGACATATGCCGGGAATCGTGGGCGATAACGGCGGAAATCGGCCGATGCTTGTACTTGTTAAGCAAATACTGCGCCAATCCCTGGGTCGCTTTGCCTACCGTGTAGCGGTTGATGCGGTTGCTCCCGGCGCCGATAACGCCGCGCAGCCCGCCGGTGCCGAATTGCAATTCGCGATAAAACCGATCCTCGATTTCTTGCGGCTGGTCGGCAATCGCGCGCAGTTCCCGTTTGGTCTCTTCGTCAATCGCGCTGTCTTGCAGCCAACGATGATACTCGGTTTGTGCCTGATTCAAACTTGCCCACTCCTTTTCATGATATCGGTCCGCTCGCGGACCAACCTATGCCATCCGCACGGGGTGCTATATCCTCCACAAAGGATGCTATATCGGCATTTTCGCCGTTATACGCGATGATTCGCTCCGCACAGGGTG is part of the Bacilli bacterium genome and encodes:
- a CDS encoding DUF5693 family protein; amino-acid sequence: MKLYAKLNRIAAGWLWVIVLAGVVAALPLAANRMAIERSTDTVEFVFDYRDLLQISQFEPDPRAFVASELAKMQQIGIQALALYESTLEDFRLSGEISLYSAREAALLAGTAVSPTNNSTYVLFSDAHSAKSLTPVIESGFADYGVQVQPWTVANRPGLKIPLPFDESVMKPLEPDPIALNALHEKGFDIVPRLSDNRPFNRDRMEKMLAQFAQNGVKWVIFSGDRVTGYTDHAVPAMASLMQKYGIGEVIIEPVSIKTPQSGSGELAYLTDYRVIRLHSVLEGEAGQPADRLADRYILAAKDRNIRMIYLNAEASRNPDKAEFTNPLDNLYDSLTGPDGAIKRLQAAGFHIGQADPLQATDPSWQKPLRLVVVVGAVALIALALAEFFPSLFLALFALGLLGAAGLVVVAPGLLLQALALGVGVCAATLAAIKAIQALRRSRPATEQIPPPIVRIRRATGLLIMASAISLSGVALIVGLLNNVVYMLQIQQFRGVSLLHMLPIAAVLLYLLFFADGFRFSQAVAQARVILTANIKVWWALAAMIAGAGLLYYMSRTGNAGQTSEWERMLRSFLENTLYVRPRTKEFLFAHPLFVLGAYAAVKYPKALYLFVAGVIGQLSIVDTFAHIHTPLVISLIRVGYGVLFGAIIGICLIVVWEWLERLWRRWNNAENPS
- a CDS encoding phospho-sugar mutase → MNQAQTEYHRWLQDSAIDEETKRELRAIADQPQEIEDRFYRELQFGTGGLRGVIGAGSNRINRYTVGKATQGLAQYLLNKYKHRPISAVIAHDSRHMSPEFALETALVLAANGVKAFLFDSLRPTPELSFAVRHLGCTAGVVITASHNPPEYNGYKVYDENGCQLVPRLAEEVIAEIRGIADFSRIKKIAKEEAEKTGLLVWIGQEVDKAFVNAVCAASPLGERIHGLASDVGIIYTPLHGSGNLAVRAALKQNGFTQVTVVKEQELPDPDFSTVKSPNPEETAAFTLAIELAKKTGADIIIGTDPDCDRMGAVVKTKAGEYAILTGNQAGAIMIRYMLEALREHNRLPQNGVVVKTIVTSELGAEIARRAGLPIVDTLTGFKYIGEKITQFEQSKEKQFLFGYEESYGYLGGTYARDKDAVFASLLICEACAYYKAKGQTLHDVLEELYAEYGAYKEKLVSRTLKGKDGVAKITAIMDDFRKQPPTEAGGVKVVEMRDYAGGLDGLPPENVLKFILADKSWFCLRPSGTEPKIKLYFSVNKKTEQESDQALEQLVNEICARIDAH